A portion of the Litorimonas taeanensis genome contains these proteins:
- a CDS encoding RHS repeat-associated core domain-containing protein, whose protein sequence is MTTPFGLQLSAMGAVTQSLMFPGQYADEETGYYDNWHRTYDPTLGRYLQSDPIGLAGGLNRY, encoded by the coding sequence ATTACCACGCCGTTCGGCCTTCAGCTCAGCGCTATGGGGGCCGTCACGCAAAGCCTCATGTTCCCCGGGCAATATGCCGACGAAGAAACGGGATATTATGATAACTGGCACAGAACCTATGACCCGACATTAGGCCGGTATTTACAGAGCGATCCAATAGGCTTGGCGGGAGGGTTGAATAGATAT
- a CDS encoding DUF1493 family protein, with translation MKDIMKLSENLSVCKKTEQFVEYLKLSNNQIEDLTKDTSFYHDLNYYGDEAWELIFIIRKMGVDVTGINFEDYFPPEFSNKGLLKSLFVSVTPFSKRRNSVKLNYKRFTLLMVDSAFRDGTFANAIQPD, from the coding sequence ATGAAGGATATCATGAAGCTTTCTGAAAATTTATCCGTATGCAAGAAAACGGAACAGTTTGTAGAATATTTGAAACTATCTAATAATCAAATTGAAGACCTGACTAAAGACACAAGTTTTTATCACGATTTGAATTATTACGGAGATGAAGCTTGGGAGCTAATTTTTATTATTAGAAAAATGGGAGTGGATGTTACAGGCATTAATTTTGAAGATTACTTTCCTCCAGAGTTTTCAAATAAAGGCCTTCTTAAAAGTTTATTCGTCTCCGTTACTCCGTTTTCTAAAAGGCGTAACTCTGTTAAATTAAATTATAAAAGGTTTACTCTTTTGATGGTAGACTCCGCTTTTCGAGACGGCACGTTCGCAAATGCTATACAGCCAGATTAG
- a CDS encoding RHS repeat domain-containing protein, with product MDLIPNLHADHLGRPTHATDVAGQVVWEGGITTPFGLQLSAMGAVTQSLMFPGQYADEETGYYDNWHRTYDPTLGRYLQSDPIGLAGGLNRYAYVGGNPVNFIDPTGEFGFLGGAIGAGTNLTIQLALNGGRFECVDWGDVMISGVFGAVIPGALSQVKSAKLAISKRKQMNSYLRKVKNPKNIRKFIRRKGKANNDILLELEFRFSAVVAQTGLKKTTNVLDDDSCGMCK from the coding sequence ATGGATTTGATACCGAATTTACACGCTGACCACCTTGGACGACCAACGCATGCCACAGATGTCGCCGGGCAAGTTGTTTGGGAAGGCGGCATTACCACGCCGTTCGGCCTTCAGCTCAGCGCTATGGGGGCCGTCACGCAAAGCCTCATGTTCCCCGGGCAATATGCCGACGAAGAAACGGGATATTATGATAACTGGCACAGAACCTATGACCCGACATTAGGCCGGTATTTACAGAGCGATCCAATAGGCTTGGCGGGAGGGTTGAATAGATACGCCTATGTTGGTGGGAACCCGGTTAATTTCATTGACCCGACGGGAGAGTTTGGTTTTCTTGGAGGGGCGATTGGAGCTGGAACAAACTTAACAATCCAATTAGCTTTAAATGGTGGGAGATTTGAATGTGTGGATTGGGGTGACGTCATGATTTCTGGCGTTTTTGGTGCAGTTATTCCAGGTGCGCTTTCGCAAGTTAAAAGCGCTAAGTTAGCAATTTCGAAACGGAAACAAATGAACAGCTATCTTCGTAAGGTAAAAAACCCAAAAAATATACGAAAATTTATACGTAGAAAGGGAAAAGCTAACAACGATATACTTTTAGAACTTGAGTTTAGATTTTCTGCTGTAGTCGCTCAAACAGGGCTTAAAAAAACTACCAATGTCCTTGATGATGACTCTTGCGGTATGTGTAAGTAG
- a CDS encoding RHS repeat-associated core domain-containing protein gives MTDETIDARSAVKFTKTDAGEAVGWTTDIVGGVVGTSDKQGFDMTFPLNGATSLDYDYAGRVFAANTKIESRIEFYDAEGQRILDFDLNARGRIETVYRDGAVAASYTYDVFEQRIAKTATDNFGNVTDVHYHYDREGRLIGETSAATGEFLREYVWIGLTPIATYGENPTPGNGGPTVLHYLHADHLKRPAYASDVAGQVVWEGGITTPFGMQIETMGAVTQSLMFPGQYADEETGYYDNWHRTYDPILGRYLQSDPIGLAGGLNRYAYVGGNPVIFIDPDGLKEIGIRFGISGSLLAGGKFGIEISFDTKSKQFRFRGNYGGLIGLGGGFDSPFIFRNSYCAPVGWSSVAVSEINANISVVGVRKELSRVEVKTYGVKKRTGPQPLEYNFPWPSAKKDKKNKLKLKDAFKVRLPVYEIGNEHGFSSAPLFGSNTCGCEI, from the coding sequence ATGACGGATGAAACCATAGACGCCCGCTCCGCTGTCAAATTCACGAAAACGGATGCCGGGGAAGCTGTGGGGTGGACGACGGATATTGTCGGCGGAGTTGTTGGGACTTCGGATAAACAGGGATTTGATATGACGTTCCCGCTAAACGGTGCCACGTCACTTGATTATGACTATGCTGGCCGTGTCTTCGCGGCCAACACTAAGATAGAATCGCGGATTGAGTTTTATGACGCGGAGGGTCAGCGCATTCTGGACTTTGATTTAAATGCGCGTGGCCGAATTGAAACAGTATACCGTGATGGCGCGGTTGCCGCGTCTTACACTTATGATGTCTTTGAACAGCGTATTGCCAAGACAGCGACTGATAACTTTGGAAATGTGACGGATGTCCATTACCATTATGACAGGGAGGGTCGATTAATTGGCGAGACGAGCGCGGCGACTGGCGAGTTCCTGCGCGAATATGTTTGGATTGGGCTGACGCCGATTGCCACTTATGGCGAAAACCCAACGCCTGGCAATGGCGGCCCAACGGTACTGCATTATTTACACGCCGACCACCTCAAGCGTCCGGCCTATGCCTCAGATGTCGCTGGGCAAGTTGTTTGGGAAGGCGGCATTACCACGCCTTTCGGGATGCAGATTGAAACCATGGGCGCAGTCACACAAAGCCTTATGTTCCCCGGGCAATATGCCGACGAAGAAACGGGATATTACGATAACTGGCATCGGACGTATGACCCGATACTAGGCCGGTATTTACAGAGCGATCCAATAGGCTTGGCGGGTGGATTGAATAGATACGCCTATGTGGGTGGGAACCCGGTGATCTTCATTGACCCAGATGGATTAAAAGAAATAGGTATTCGGTTTGGTATATCTGGTTCTCTGTTGGCGGGTGGCAAGTTCGGCATTGAAATATCCTTCGATACTAAAAGTAAGCAATTTAGATTTAGAGGAAATTACGGAGGGCTAATTGGCCTTGGTGGAGGATTTGATTCTCCCTTTATTTTTCGTAACAGTTATTGTGCTCCAGTTGGTTGGTCTAGCGTGGCTGTAAGCGAAATTAATGCAAACATAAGCGTTGTAGGGGTGAGAAAAGAACTAAGTCGAGTTGAAGTAAAGACTTACGGTGTTAAAAAAAGAACAGGTCCTCAACCATTGGAATATAACTTTCCTTGGCCATCGGCAAAAAAGGACAAGAAAAACAAATTAAAGCTTAAGGATGCATTTAAGGTTAGGCTGCCAGTTTATGAAATCGGTAACGAGCATGGATTTAGCTCAGCCCCGCTATTTGGCAGCAATACGTGTGGGTGTGAAATATGA
- a CDS encoding RHS repeat-associated core domain-containing protein, which yields MTTPFGLQVSAMGAVTQSLMFPGQYADEETGYYDNWHRTYDPALGRYLQSDPIGLAGGFNRYAYVGGNPVNYVDFQGLSGILTIYSKDGEGGFGHSFLSFQKDSDNCNCEKQTFSFWPGPIPLIVPDRGQKNGLNRNFYLDDVNSTKYSSRSVYLNDKMEIEFMRIIKKLNI from the coding sequence ATTACCACGCCGTTCGGCCTTCAGGTCAGCGCTATGGGCGCTGTCACACAAAGCCTTATGTTCCCCGGACAATATGCCGACGAAGAAACGGGATATTACGATAACTGGCACAGAACCTATGATCCGGCTCTAGGCCGGTATTTACAGAGCGACCCGATAGGATTAGCGGGTGGATTTAATAGATACGCTTATGTCGGTGGGAACCCGGTGAACTATGTAGACTTTCAAGGTTTATCTGGAATACTAACGATTTATTCCAAGGATGGAGAAGGCGGTTTTGGTCATTCCTTTTTATCTTTTCAAAAAGATAGCGATAATTGCAATTGTGAAAAACAGACCTTCAGTTTTTGGCCGGGCCCAATCCCTCTAATTGTGCCTGATCGGGGACAAAAAAATGGGTTAAACCGCAATTTTTATTTAGACGATGTTAACTCTACCAAATATTCATCGCGAAGTGTTTACCTCAATGATAAGATGGAAATCGAGTTCATGAGGATAATCAAAAAGTTGAACATTTGA
- a CDS encoding P1 family peptidase has product MEQHPIFDIGGFRLGQAHDEAVNTGVTVILPEQAATCAVDVRGGGPGTREIMALQDGGLIDSVHAVVLSGGSVYGLAAADGVTAWLGEQRIGYAPGPEPVPVSPIVPSAILFDNANGGQKLWGLNPPFRDLAIQACEGAETRLSEGKAGAGFGATAGLYAGGLGAAVESVGDVKIGAIIAANPVGSPYMPGSKCPWAWPYEVDNEFGGQQPPKGYSLSEAKDTKLAFLKEAGQSTVIGAIVTDAGLSQKQLRRISIMAQDGIAMAVQPSHTLLDGDTIFALSTGNKPCETPVALAELGAAAARVVARALMRGVYFAQA; this is encoded by the coding sequence ATGGAACAACACCCAATTTTTGATATTGGCGGATTTCGCCTTGGCCAAGCGCATGATGAAGCCGTTAATACAGGTGTGACCGTGATCTTACCTGAACAGGCCGCGACTTGCGCAGTGGATGTCCGCGGCGGTGGGCCCGGGACACGTGAAATCATGGCGCTCCAAGACGGCGGTTTAATTGATTCGGTACATGCTGTCGTTCTTTCGGGTGGGTCAGTTTATGGGTTGGCTGCAGCAGACGGCGTGACGGCTTGGCTCGGTGAACAGCGAATTGGTTATGCCCCAGGCCCCGAGCCTGTGCCTGTATCGCCAATTGTACCTTCGGCTATACTTTTTGATAATGCCAATGGCGGTCAAAAATTGTGGGGATTAAATCCGCCATTCCGTGATTTGGCCATTCAGGCGTGCGAAGGCGCAGAAACGCGCCTGAGCGAAGGTAAAGCAGGGGCCGGCTTTGGCGCCACGGCTGGCTTATATGCGGGCGGCTTGGGCGCGGCAGTTGAAAGTGTGGGGGACGTTAAAATTGGCGCTATCATAGCAGCTAACCCTGTTGGGTCGCCATATATGCCAGGGTCAAAATGTCCATGGGCTTGGCCATATGAAGTCGACAATGAATTTGGCGGGCAGCAGCCGCCAAAGGGATATAGTCTCTCAGAGGCCAAAGACACGAAGCTAGCGTTTTTAAAAGAGGCCGGACAGTCAACAGTAATCGGAGCCATCGTCACAGATGCGGGTTTATCCCAAAAGCAATTACGGCGAATTTCAATTATGGCGCAAGACGGAATAGCTATGGCGGTGCAGCCATCCCATACGCTGCTAGATGGTGACACGATTTTTGCTTTATCGACAGGAAATAAACCCTGCGAAACCCCTGTAGCCTTAGCTGAACTCGGCGCGGCTGCCGCACGGGTTGTCGCGCGGGCTCTCATGCGTGGCGTCTATTTCGCACAAGCTTGA
- a CDS encoding MarC family protein, with amino-acid sequence MFDLALFLSAFATLFVIVDPPGCAPIFATLTQGTSKTHQRKMAFKSVAVASVILIGFAYVGEWLFSKLGISLDALRIAGGIMLFIIGLNMVFEKRTEKREDRAEDLLEEIEDPEDISVFPMGIPMIAGPGTMASLLILMSRSSNGWEEASIIAALVLVLVITLISFLIAAPLMKLMGKTLTNVLTRVLGVLLATLAAQFIIDGIKGALF; translated from the coding sequence ATGTTTGATCTTGCCCTATTCTTGAGCGCCTTTGCGACTCTTTTTGTTATTGTTGACCCGCCCGGCTGCGCTCCAATTTTTGCGACCTTAACCCAAGGTACGTCAAAAACCCATCAACGGAAAATGGCCTTTAAATCAGTCGCCGTGGCTTCGGTCATTTTGATTGGCTTTGCTTATGTCGGCGAGTGGTTGTTTTCTAAACTCGGTATCAGCCTTGACGCCCTGCGGATTGCGGGCGGCATTATGCTCTTTATCATCGGTTTGAACATGGTGTTTGAAAAACGCACTGAGAAACGGGAAGACCGCGCTGAGGACTTACTTGAAGAAATTGAAGATCCCGAAGATATCTCCGTGTTCCCAATGGGTATTCCCATGATTGCGGGCCCTGGTACTATGGCCTCCTTATTAATCCTGATGAGCCGCAGCAGTAATGGCTGGGAAGAGGCCTCAATTATTGCCGCCCTCGTCCTCGTCCTTGTTATAACATTGATTTCATTTCTCATCGCCGCGCCGCTTATGAAGCTAATGGGCAAAACGCTCACCAATGTATTAACCCGTGTCTTGGGGGTCTTACTCGCAACCCTCGCGGCGCAATTTATTATTGATGGCATTAAGGGCGCTCTATTTTAG
- a CDS encoding M1 family metallopeptidase, whose protein sequence is MYSKQFSLAALASISFIMAGCGEEKVASEENVAAEQVSVFSSDGIPHAQLPDTVVPQNYEIDMVMDPDTDGFTGTVKIVVDNKEATKKIWMHGKHMTVSRAVAKLDDGTEMPLTFTELSAEAAPSGVAYLTSEDTLPKGKLTLILDYATPYNQSLNSAYQVKRGGEGYIITQFEPLGAREAFPSFDEPKYKVPFTLSITAPDSDFVYANTPEIKRTELDNGWIRHDFAKTRPLPTYLVAFGAGPWDVVDFGMLPKNDIRQTDLQLRGLAAKGEGENLTYALENTNGILSALEGYFGTPYPYEKLDIIAAPDYAFGAMENPGAIVYRESLLLLGDNPPLSQKRSYAGVHSHELAHQWFGNLVTPVWWEDIWLNEAFATWAGNKGTSLWNPEGNFDRNTLNSALGAMNIDTLSTTRKVREPLERSENVMDQFDGITYRKGGGVLSMFESYVGEEKFRDGVRLHMKTYADGVATGDDFFRSIAEGSGNKDVVGAMKSFVDQPGLPLVDAQMTCSDNKMELNLTQSRYAPLGSKVQQGQIWQIPVCAKFGYADGQTSKSCFLMKEKTLTQSTEVEACPSFMTPNENGSGYYRFTMDSQAWSELIANIDSLNTREALTVMDSLVAAFRAGEVEASVFLDGMSKFAQHPEYDVASGSTRLIGFMYNELPESREDLARYVSGNYKARFERIRGQNTVEGNLLAPSLAGELAYIGNYSTLRQEMALKGAEYLGLNGSMNKKALAPNMMGLALSMAMIEYGDNAYAPLLELATTGSPLEKSRALGALSSTNSQDVVDALLGLALDKDGPLTGRQALSVVNGLLASNQFGDYTWNWLKGNFTQFVNDRVADVRKGGMPSTGGNFCSLDRRDEVQAFMEANSATIPGYERSLKQTIERIELCAALKETKASELAEALKKRK, encoded by the coding sequence ATGTATTCAAAGCAATTTTCACTCGCGGCTTTGGCCTCGATTAGTTTCATCATGGCAGGGTGTGGTGAAGAAAAGGTAGCGAGCGAAGAAAACGTCGCCGCTGAGCAGGTGTCAGTTTTCTCGAGTGACGGTATTCCTCACGCGCAGCTTCCCGACACGGTCGTTCCGCAAAATTACGAAATTGATATGGTCATGGACCCAGATACCGATGGGTTTACAGGCACGGTAAAAATTGTCGTTGACAATAAGGAAGCTACGAAAAAAATCTGGATGCACGGGAAACATATGACAGTCTCTCGCGCCGTAGCAAAATTAGATGATGGCACAGAAATGCCGCTCACATTCACAGAGCTTTCTGCAGAAGCCGCGCCTTCAGGGGTTGCTTATTTGACTTCGGAAGACACTCTGCCTAAAGGCAAGCTAACGCTTATTTTGGATTATGCGACCCCCTATAACCAATCCCTAAATTCGGCTTACCAAGTAAAGCGCGGCGGCGAAGGCTATATAATCACACAGTTTGAACCTTTGGGCGCGCGTGAGGCTTTTCCAAGTTTTGACGAACCTAAATATAAGGTGCCTTTTACACTCTCTATCACAGCTCCAGATTCTGATTTCGTTTACGCGAATACACCTGAGATCAAACGGACAGAATTAGACAATGGTTGGATCCGGCATGATTTTGCCAAAACTCGACCCTTACCAACCTATTTGGTCGCTTTTGGCGCGGGTCCATGGGACGTGGTTGATTTCGGAATGTTGCCCAAAAATGATATTCGGCAGACAGATCTGCAGCTTCGAGGTTTGGCCGCCAAAGGGGAGGGCGAAAACCTTACTTATGCTTTGGAAAATACGAATGGCATTCTAAGCGCGTTAGAAGGGTATTTTGGGACGCCATACCCTTACGAGAAACTCGATATTATTGCGGCGCCTGATTATGCTTTTGGTGCGATGGAAAACCCCGGGGCGATTGTGTATCGTGAGTCACTACTTCTCTTGGGGGATAACCCGCCTCTTTCACAAAAGCGATCTTACGCTGGTGTGCATTCGCATGAGCTCGCCCATCAATGGTTTGGTAATTTGGTCACGCCTGTATGGTGGGAAGATATTTGGTTGAACGAAGCCTTTGCCACATGGGCAGGGAATAAAGGGACTTCTCTTTGGAATCCTGAAGGCAACTTTGATCGAAACACGCTCAATTCAGCATTAGGAGCGATGAATATCGATACGCTTTCAACGACGCGTAAAGTCCGCGAGCCTTTGGAGCGTTCCGAAAATGTCATGGACCAGTTTGACGGCATTACTTACCGAAAAGGCGGCGGAGTTTTATCGATGTTCGAGAGCTATGTCGGCGAAGAGAAGTTCCGCGATGGGGTTCGCCTTCATATGAAAACATATGCTGATGGTGTTGCAACAGGGGATGATTTCTTTCGTTCAATCGCCGAAGGATCAGGTAATAAGGACGTGGTAGGGGCTATGAAAAGCTTTGTGGATCAGCCCGGGCTTCCATTGGTTGATGCTCAAATGACCTGTTCTGATAATAAAATGGAGCTAAACCTGACCCAATCACGATACGCCCCTCTGGGCTCCAAAGTGCAACAAGGGCAAATTTGGCAAATCCCTGTCTGTGCGAAATTTGGTTATGCCGATGGGCAGACATCAAAGAGTTGTTTCTTGATGAAAGAAAAGACGCTCACCCAAAGCACCGAAGTAGAGGCTTGCCCAAGCTTTATGACCCCCAATGAAAATGGTTCGGGTTATTATCGGTTCACAATGGATAGCCAAGCTTGGTCTGAATTAATTGCCAATATCGATAGTTTAAATACACGAGAAGCCTTAACCGTTATGGATAGCCTTGTTGCGGCCTTCCGAGCAGGCGAAGTTGAGGCTTCGGTGTTTCTTGATGGCATGTCCAAATTTGCACAACACCCAGAATATGATGTGGCGTCTGGTTCCACCCGCCTGATAGGTTTCATGTATAATGAACTGCCAGAGTCTAGAGAGGATTTGGCCCGTTACGTTAGCGGAAATTACAAAGCGCGTTTTGAGCGTATCAGAGGTCAGAATACCGTTGAAGGTAACCTATTGGCCCCGTCACTCGCGGGAGAATTGGCGTATATCGGAAATTATTCGACCTTACGTCAGGAAATGGCGCTTAAAGGGGCAGAATATTTAGGACTTAACGGCTCCATGAATAAAAAGGCGCTCGCTCCGAATATGATGGGGCTCGCCTTATCTATGGCCATGATAGAGTATGGTGATAATGCCTATGCTCCATTGCTGGAATTAGCGACAACCGGCTCACCTCTTGAAAAAAGCCGCGCTCTAGGCGCGCTTTCCTCGACAAATAGTCAAGACGTTGTCGACGCCCTTCTGGGGTTGGCTTTGGATAAAGACGGCCCCTTAACAGGTCGCCAAGCTCTTAGCGTGGTAAACGGTTTACTGGCTTCAAATCAATTTGGTGATTATACATGGAATTGGCTAAAGGGTAATTTTACGCAATTTGTGAATGACCGTGTGGCAGATGTGCGTAAGGGCGGCATGCCTTCAACAGGTGGCAATTTTTGCTCTCTGGACCGCCGGGACGAGGTTCAGGCCTTTATGGAAGCTAATAGTGCAACCATTCCCGGATATGAGCGGAGCTTGAAACAAACAATTGAGCGGATTGAATTATGTGCTGCCTTGAAAGAGACTAAAGCGTCTGAACTTGCAGAGGCACTTAAAAAGAGGAAGTGA
- a CDS encoding cation diffusion facilitator family transporter yields MSAAPDSFSSTEDTRFDKPDRRGLPGRLPPESASRITRRITALAVIVGLTLTVSKIFLWQGTHSIGVLSSLVHSGLDMFGAVSSFIAVRYAAKKPDGQYRFGRGKAESFSAVFQVCLIIFAAFHLFEEVIERIDGHQHISNSALAILAMGVFIIITIWLIIAQSWAIRATGSIAVRGDRAHYLADLFANIFVILGLVISSFTPFIWADAAVGTIMAIWLLFTAYRVGRLAWAQLMDMELGSEERALIIRLAMADPRVRAVTELRTRASGPHIHIQMRLDMDETLSLSEAHDIIINAERRLMGDFQAADILIHPHPAGCSHSHGNRRFFTDEEAQDDIV; encoded by the coding sequence ATGAGTGCTGCACCCGATAGTTTTTCTTCTACAGAAGACACACGCTTTGATAAGCCTGACCGTCGTGGCTTGCCAGGACGGTTACCGCCTGAGAGCGCCTCGCGCATTACGCGCCGCATCACTGCCTTAGCAGTCATCGTTGGCCTCACCCTTACGGTCAGTAAAATTTTCCTATGGCAAGGCACGCATTCTATTGGGGTTTTATCCTCATTGGTTCATTCTGGATTGGATATGTTCGGCGCGGTCTCCAGCTTTATCGCCGTCCGCTACGCAGCCAAAAAACCTGATGGGCAATATCGATTTGGACGCGGAAAGGCTGAGAGTTTTTCTGCCGTCTTTCAGGTTTGCCTCATTATATTTGCTGCATTTCATCTCTTTGAAGAAGTTATCGAACGCATTGATGGGCACCAACATATCTCTAACTCTGCCTTAGCGATTCTGGCTATGGGCGTCTTTATTATCATCACAATTTGGCTGATAATCGCGCAAAGTTGGGCTATCCGTGCTACTGGCTCTATCGCTGTTCGCGGGGATCGGGCGCACTATCTCGCAGATTTATTTGCCAATATATTTGTTATTTTAGGCCTCGTCATTTCGAGCTTTACCCCCTTTATCTGGGCCGATGCGGCGGTCGGGACAATCATGGCAATATGGCTTCTATTCACAGCGTATCGTGTTGGCCGTTTAGCGTGGGCCCAGCTTATGGATATGGAATTAGGCTCCGAAGAACGCGCGTTGATAATTCGCCTTGCCATGGCTGACCCACGAGTTCGCGCCGTAACGGAACTAAGAACTCGCGCATCAGGCCCACATATACATATACAAATGCGGCTCGATATGGATGAAACGCTCTCATTATCCGAAGCCCACGACATTATCATCAATGCGGAGAGGCGTCTTATGGGCGACTTTCAAGCTGCGGACATTTTGATTCACCCGCACCCAGCCGGCTGTTCCCACAGCCATGGGAATCGTAGATTTTTCACGGATGAAGAGGCACAAGACGACATAGTCTGA
- a CDS encoding glutathione S-transferase family protein, with amino-acid sequence MRTLYHFALHPASRQARITLAEKKLKVTESPINPWQLDQGDWKKFEDITPEGVPPTLVDVIPSGEIIITGARAICEYANDGSTRHPLLAEDIVERAEARRLADWFDHKFAQEVDALILHEKVEKSIAGAGAADPAILREGRETLAHHLGYFCWLLERRDWLAGRYFSLADIAAAAHISCLDFLGEINWRDWPTLKEWYQKVKSRPSMRPLLMDRIPGFRAPRHYTDLDF; translated from the coding sequence ATGCGTACGCTTTATCATTTCGCCCTGCACCCCGCGAGCCGTCAGGCCCGTATAACCTTGGCCGAAAAAAAGCTGAAAGTCACTGAAAGTCCGATTAACCCTTGGCAGTTAGATCAAGGGGATTGGAAAAAATTTGAAGACATCACGCCTGAGGGCGTTCCCCCTACATTGGTTGATGTTATACCTTCTGGTGAAATCATTATAACAGGCGCGCGAGCGATTTGCGAATATGCAAATGATGGGTCGACCCGTCATCCCTTACTCGCAGAAGATATTGTTGAACGCGCAGAAGCCCGTAGATTAGCCGACTGGTTTGATCATAAATTTGCCCAAGAAGTTGATGCCCTTATTCTTCATGAGAAAGTTGAAAAGTCTATTGCAGGCGCTGGCGCGGCTGACCCTGCAATTCTTAGAGAGGGCCGAGAAACGCTTGCTCATCATTTAGGGTATTTTTGCTGGCTTCTTGAACGCAGAGATTGGCTCGCAGGGCGATATTTCAGTCTTGCTGATATTGCGGCAGCCGCTCATATATCTTGCCTCGATTTCCTCGGTGAAATTAATTGGCGCGACTGGCCCACATTGAAAGAATGGTACCAAAAAGTTAAGTCTCGCCCTTCAATGCGCCCCCTGCTTATGGACCGCATTCCAGGGTTCAGAGCGCCAAGGCATTACACCGATTTGGATTTTTAA
- the queG gene encoding tRNA epoxyqueuosine(34) reductase QueG: MVHRPTSSQHPHWHKRALKLGFTEPYILDLSQFGHMAGHRLNDFIEKKRHGSMTWMEETAQRRAHPQSLWPEAKSAIVFGMNYGPDIDPLLTLDLADRATISVYARGRDYHDVMKGRLKEIAGLIARDTQADVKIFVDTAPLMEKPIAEASGLGWQGKHTNLVSRNYGSWLFLGTILSAAELTPTPTEIDHCGSCRACLDICPTDAFPAPYQLDARLCISYLTIEHAGAIDEALRERMGNRIYGCDDCLAACPWNKFAVLGQETKLAAREDLMAPQLADLAQLGETEFRRKFAGSPIKRIGWLRFLRNVLYAIGNSGDARLTVSATPYLDHTDPVVREAAQWAANKLSYNVN, from the coding sequence ATGGTCCATCGCCCCACATCCTCACAACATCCCCATTGGCATAAACGGGCCCTTAAACTGGGGTTTACTGAACCATATATTTTAGACCTCTCTCAATTCGGCCATATGGCTGGACATCGATTGAATGATTTCATCGAAAAAAAACGTCATGGCTCTATGACATGGATGGAAGAAACAGCGCAGCGGCGCGCACATCCACAGTCACTATGGCCCGAGGCAAAATCTGCCATCGTTTTTGGTATGAATTACGGCCCTGATATAGATCCACTCCTTACGCTTGATTTAGCAGATCGCGCCACTATTTCGGTGTATGCACGCGGCCGAGATTATCATGACGTCATGAAAGGCCGCCTAAAAGAAATTGCCGGATTGATTGCACGAGACACACAGGCCGATGTGAAAATTTTCGTCGATACTGCCCCTTTAATGGAAAAACCTATCGCAGAAGCCTCTGGTTTAGGCTGGCAAGGCAAGCATACAAACTTAGTCAGCCGTAATTATGGCTCATGGCTATTTTTGGGCACGATTTTAAGCGCGGCAGAATTAACGCCGACCCCCACGGAAATAGATCATTGTGGCTCGTGTCGCGCCTGTTTGGATATTTGTCCAACGGACGCCTTCCCAGCCCCTTATCAGCTCGATGCGAGACTTTGCATTTCTTATCTGACGATTGAGCATGCTGGCGCCATCGACGAAGCTCTCAGAGAGAGAATGGGGAATCGCATTTATGGATGTGATGACTGCTTGGCGGCTTGCCCTTGGAATAAATTTGCTGTTCTAGGGCAAGAAACCAAATTAGCAGCGCGAGAAGATTTAATGGCGCCCCAACTGGCTGACCTCGCACAATTGGGCGAAACCGAGTTTCGAAGGAAATTTGCGGGCTCTCCCATCAAACGGATTGGTTGGCTGCGATTCTTACGCAATGTCCTATATGCCATTGGGAACAGCGGCGATGCCCGCCTAACTGTCTCTGCGACCCCCTATCTGGATCACACTGACCCCGTAGTAAGAGAGGCCGCGCAATGGGCCGCAAATAAATTGTCCTATAATGTGAATTAA